One region of Anaeromyxobacter paludicola genomic DNA includes:
- a CDS encoding lytic transglycosylase domain-containing protein: MTAVLALAALLAAAPPPAAPASEPPHAWFTPAELAPVFAGSLVRAKAAYDANRYAEAAAGFAHARAPEARYLRAVSLVELSRGDEAGIALAGLEQELPALADRVWWWRGRARELSSQPREALEAYARVPQGSLFFAQAQLARARVLRELGEADEALAALRPILSTPAPDEPTRGDPAAEALLLSGELRAARGEPVEAARARRDFLDCWAAHPLTGVAPACLVALRRLPGDAGRPPPVEDVVRHAESLVEANRNDAALRDLAPLLPGLPPAGPGEALSCRARFTAGKALRRTRQHTRAVEVLRPVAELCDEGGLRARAAYLLAQSALVLSPEEGIAAYRRMARDFPDHGLADDALFYAADQLARQGQADEARQVLSDLLTQHPATEFRAEALFRLAWMEKRAGRLDRAVEAFAKLEQEFRDRDPYEHARAGYWRARSLAARGQPADREEARAAFAALASRYPADYYGLLARARLAELAPGERFAQATLRLPPSPEQFRYDAGALAADRHFRAGVRLLRMGLPRAAAEELRAADRRPFAAGDHDAAPEPLLLLAELLDRADDHRAAHNLVRTAGRAALREKPEGQALRIWRIAYPPAFRGDIERWSGSAGVPADLLQGLMREESGLDPLVVSPAGAVGLTQLMLPTARQVARRLKLRPPTPVDLTRGPLNIRLGAAYLGQLLQRFEGSPALAAAAYNAGPNAVGRWLKAQGSLALDEFVEEIPLQETRGYVKRVLRSYGAYRLLYGTGGEPPIALSQKLPGQS; the protein is encoded by the coding sequence ATGACCGCCGTCCTCGCCCTGGCCGCGCTGCTCGCGGCCGCTCCCCCGCCCGCTGCCCCGGCGTCCGAGCCGCCGCACGCCTGGTTCACCCCGGCCGAGCTCGCGCCAGTCTTCGCGGGCTCCCTCGTCCGCGCCAAGGCGGCCTACGACGCCAACCGGTACGCCGAGGCGGCGGCCGGGTTCGCCCACGCGCGGGCGCCCGAGGCGCGCTACCTCCGGGCGGTGTCCCTGGTGGAGCTCTCGCGCGGCGACGAGGCCGGCATCGCCCTCGCCGGCCTGGAGCAGGAGCTGCCGGCCCTCGCCGATCGGGTCTGGTGGTGGCGCGGGCGGGCGCGGGAGCTCTCGAGCCAGCCGCGCGAGGCGCTCGAGGCGTACGCCCGGGTGCCGCAGGGCTCGCTCTTCTTCGCCCAGGCCCAGCTCGCGCGGGCCCGGGTGCTGCGCGAGCTCGGCGAGGCGGACGAGGCGCTCGCCGCGCTGCGCCCCATCCTCTCGACGCCCGCGCCGGACGAGCCGACCCGCGGCGATCCCGCGGCCGAGGCGCTGCTCCTCTCCGGCGAGCTGCGCGCCGCCCGGGGGGAGCCGGTCGAGGCGGCCCGGGCCCGGCGCGACTTCCTCGACTGCTGGGCGGCGCACCCGCTCACGGGCGTCGCACCGGCCTGCCTCGTGGCGCTGCGCCGGCTCCCGGGCGACGCCGGACGGCCGCCGCCGGTCGAGGACGTGGTGCGGCACGCCGAGAGCCTCGTGGAGGCGAACCGCAACGACGCCGCGCTCCGGGACCTCGCGCCGCTGCTCCCCGGGCTCCCGCCGGCCGGGCCGGGCGAGGCGCTCTCGTGCCGTGCCCGCTTCACGGCCGGGAAGGCGCTCCGGCGCACGCGGCAGCACACCCGGGCCGTCGAGGTGCTCCGCCCGGTGGCCGAGCTGTGCGACGAGGGCGGGCTGCGCGCCCGCGCGGCCTACCTGCTCGCCCAGTCGGCGCTCGTCCTCTCGCCCGAGGAGGGGATCGCCGCGTACCGCCGCATGGCGCGCGACTTCCCGGATCACGGGCTCGCCGACGACGCGCTCTTCTACGCCGCCGACCAGCTCGCGCGGCAGGGGCAGGCCGACGAGGCCCGGCAGGTGCTCTCGGATCTCCTGACCCAGCACCCGGCGACCGAGTTCCGCGCCGAGGCGCTCTTCCGGCTGGCCTGGATGGAGAAGCGGGCCGGGCGGCTCGACCGGGCGGTCGAGGCGTTCGCGAAGCTCGAGCAGGAGTTCCGGGACCGCGATCCGTACGAGCACGCCCGGGCCGGCTACTGGCGCGCCCGCTCCCTCGCCGCCCGCGGCCAGCCCGCGGACCGGGAGGAGGCGCGCGCCGCCTTCGCCGCCCTCGCGTCGAGGTACCCGGCGGACTACTACGGCCTGCTCGCGCGGGCCCGGCTCGCCGAGCTCGCGCCCGGGGAGCGCTTCGCCCAGGCGACGCTCCGGCTCCCGCCCTCGCCCGAGCAGTTCCGCTACGACGCGGGCGCGCTCGCCGCCGATCGCCACTTCCGCGCCGGCGTGCGGCTCCTGCGCATGGGGCTCCCGCGCGCCGCCGCCGAGGAGCTCCGCGCCGCGGATCGCCGGCCCTTCGCCGCGGGCGATCACGACGCCGCGCCGGAGCCGCTCCTGCTCCTCGCCGAGCTCCTCGACCGCGCCGACGACCATCGGGCCGCGCACAACCTCGTCCGCACCGCCGGGCGCGCCGCGCTGCGCGAGAAGCCGGAGGGCCAGGCGCTGCGCATCTGGCGCATCGCGTACCCGCCGGCGTTCCGGGGGGACATCGAGCGCTGGTCCGGCTCGGCCGGCGTCCCGGCCGATCTCCTGCAGGGGCTCATGCGCGAGGAGAGCGGGCTCGACCCGCTCGTCGTCTCGCCGGCCGGCGCGGTGGGGCTCACCCAGCTCATGCTCCCGACGGCGCGGCAGGTGGCGCGGCGGCTCAAGCTCCGCCCGCCCACGCCGGTGGACCTCACCCGCGGGCCGCTCAACATCCGGCTCGGCGCCGCCTACCTGGGGCAGCTCTTGCAGCGGTTCGAGGGCTCGCCGGCGCTCGCCGCCGCCGCCTACAACGCCGGCCCGAACGCGGTCGGCCGCTGGCTCAAGGCCCAGGGCTCGCTCGCCTTGGACGAGTTCGTGGAGGAGATCCCGCTGCAGGAGACCCGGGGCTACGTGAAGCGGGTGCTGCGGTCCTACGGCGCCTACCGGCTCCTGTACGGCACCGGCGGCGAGCCGCCCATCGCCCTGTCCCAGAAGCTCCCCGGCCAGTCCTGA
- a CDS encoding HNH endonuclease has translation MLDSACLVLNRVYQPVHVTSVRRAFALLYQGAARAIDEQFQLFDFESWSALSAAAHDSIGTVGRRLRVPRVVVLTRYDHLPKNRIRFSRFNIYARDDNTCQYCGRRFSRADLNLDHVVPRSRGGTTSWDNVVCSCVPCNLRKGGRTPEEAHMHLLRAPVRPRWTPTFRHLSRRAFHREWRPYLSLAEAAYWNVELLD, from the coding sequence ATGCTCGACTCCGCCTGTCTCGTCCTCAACCGGGTCTACCAGCCGGTCCACGTCACCTCGGTGCGGCGCGCGTTCGCGCTGCTCTACCAGGGGGCCGCCAGGGCGATCGACGAGCAGTTCCAGCTCTTCGACTTCGAGAGCTGGAGCGCGCTCTCGGCCGCGGCGCACGACTCCATCGGCACGGTGGGGCGGCGGCTGCGGGTGCCGCGGGTGGTGGTGCTCACCCGCTACGACCACCTCCCGAAGAACCGGATCCGCTTCTCGCGGTTCAACATCTACGCGCGGGACGACAACACCTGCCAGTACTGCGGGCGCCGGTTCTCCCGCGCCGACCTCAACCTCGATCACGTGGTGCCCCGCTCGCGCGGCGGCACCACGAGCTGGGACAACGTGGTCTGCTCCTGCGTGCCCTGCAACCTGCGCAAGGGCGGGCGGACGCCGGAGGAGGCCCACATGCACCTCCTGCGCGCCCCGGTCCGGCCGCGGTGGACGCCCACCTTTCGACACCTCTCCCGACGCGCGTTCCACCGTGAGTGGCGCCCCTACCTCAGCCTGGCCGAGGCCGCCTACTGGAACGTGGAACTGTTGGATTGA
- a CDS encoding helix-turn-helix domain-containing protein: MKPTPLTNEVVWTGRALREARVGRGVSLEQLAERTRVLKRHIENIEADRYAELPAAVYLRGMLVGIARELRLDSLKVVRAYLAALEAAPPAAEPPALRPAGPGRSRR; the protein is encoded by the coding sequence GTGAAGCCGACGCCCCTGACGAACGAGGTGGTCTGGACCGGCCGCGCCCTGCGCGAGGCCAGGGTGGGCCGCGGCGTCTCGCTCGAGCAGCTCGCCGAGCGCACCCGGGTGTTGAAGCGGCACATCGAGAACATCGAGGCGGACCGCTACGCCGAGCTGCCGGCGGCGGTCTACCTGCGCGGCATGCTGGTCGGGATCGCGCGCGAGCTCCGGCTCGACTCGCTCAAGGTGGTGCGCGCCTACCTCGCGGCGCTGGAGGCGGCGCCCCCCGCCGCCGAGCCGCCCGCGCTGCGGCCCGCCGGGCCCGGGCGGTCGCGTCGTTGA
- a CDS encoding RluA family pseudouridine synthase gives MPAELAGTRLDVAVTRLAPDLTRSRVQRLLADGAVRLDGRAARPAAKLRGGEELTIELPDPAPSGMLAQDLPLAVLYEDRDLVVLDKAAGMVVHPARGTPHSTVVNALLHRFGQGPGGERLGLVHRLDKDTSGCLVVAKTEAALAALQAAFKARSVEKTYLALCHGVLAPAGRLDTFYGRHPTDRTRYTSKARGGRRAVTEWKLVERFGDAACLAEVALHTGRTHQIRVHLSDAGHPLVADAVYGGARREARLPEDHPVRRAAAALGRQALHAARLAFDHPRTGRRLRFEAPLPADFLRALAVLRAPPA, from the coding sequence GTGCCGGCGGAGCTCGCCGGGACGCGCCTCGACGTGGCGGTGACCCGCCTCGCCCCCGACCTCACCCGCTCGCGCGTGCAGCGGCTCCTCGCGGACGGCGCGGTGCGGCTCGACGGGCGCGCCGCCCGGCCCGCGGCGAAGCTGCGCGGGGGCGAGGAGCTCACCATCGAGCTCCCCGACCCCGCGCCGTCGGGGATGCTCGCCCAGGACCTCCCGCTCGCGGTGCTGTACGAGGACCGCGACCTGGTGGTGCTCGACAAGGCGGCCGGGATGGTGGTCCACCCGGCGCGCGGCACGCCCCACTCGACGGTGGTGAACGCCCTCCTGCACCGCTTCGGGCAGGGGCCGGGCGGCGAGCGGCTCGGGCTCGTGCACCGGCTCGACAAGGACACCTCCGGCTGCCTGGTGGTCGCCAAGACCGAGGCCGCCCTCGCCGCGCTGCAGGCCGCCTTCAAGGCGCGGTCGGTGGAGAAGACCTACCTCGCGCTCTGCCACGGCGTGCTCGCCCCCGCCGGGAGGCTCGACACCTTCTACGGCCGCCACCCGACCGACCGCACCCGCTACACCAGCAAGGCGCGCGGCGGGCGGCGGGCGGTCACCGAGTGGAAGCTCGTCGAGCGCTTCGGCGACGCCGCCTGCCTCGCCGAGGTGGCGCTCCACACCGGCCGGACGCACCAGATCCGCGTGCACCTCTCCGACGCCGGCCACCCGCTCGTGGCCGACGCGGTCTACGGCGGGGCGCGCCGAGAAGCGCGGCTCCCGGAGGATCACCCGGTGCGCCGGGCCGCCGCCGCGCTGGGCCGCCAGGCGCTGCACGCCGCCCGGCTCGCCTTCGACCACCCCCGCACCGGGCGGCGGCTGCGCTTCGAGGCGCCGCTGCCGGCCGACTTCCTGCGCGCGCTCGCGGTGCTCCGGGCCCCGCCCGCCTAA
- a CDS encoding class I SAM-dependent methyltransferase — translation MRGLERIPWLYDAFMAAVERTGLGRWRAWLAGGARGRILDLGCGTGRDLPFYPRRAAVGVDPHPENLARARRRAPVPLVRARAEALPFKDGAFDTVVSGLVLCSVDDPAAALAELRRVLAPGGTLRALEHVRSLRPWEARLQDRLQPLWTRLSGGCRPNRDTEASVAAAGFRVLPEGRRSSGVMRRFAARRPD, via the coding sequence ATGCGCGGACTGGAGCGGATCCCCTGGCTGTACGACGCCTTCATGGCGGCGGTCGAGCGCACCGGGCTCGGCCGCTGGCGGGCCTGGCTCGCCGGCGGCGCGCGCGGGCGCATCCTCGACCTCGGCTGCGGGACCGGCCGGGACCTGCCCTTCTATCCGCGCCGCGCGGCGGTCGGCGTGGACCCCCACCCCGAGAACCTCGCGCGCGCCCGCCGCCGCGCGCCCGTCCCGCTGGTGCGGGCGCGGGCCGAGGCCCTGCCGTTCAAGGACGGCGCCTTCGACACGGTGGTGAGCGGGCTCGTGCTCTGCAGCGTGGACGACCCCGCCGCCGCGCTCGCGGAGCTGCGCCGGGTGCTCGCCCCCGGGGGCACCCTGCGCGCCCTGGAGCACGTCCGGTCGCTGCGCCCCTGGGAGGCCCGCCTCCAGGACCGGCTCCAGCCGCTCTGGACCCGGCTCTCCGGCGGCTGCCGGCCCAACCGCGACACCGAGGCGTCCGTCGCGGCGGCGGGGTTCCGCGTCCTGCCCGAGGGCCGGCGGAGCAGCGGCGTCATGCGGCGGTTCGCCGCGCGCCGCCCCGATTAG
- a CDS encoding ABC transporter ATP-binding protein: MTSASSRHLRAPRGERPQRLRDRLAGAAAGFAQAPGTFRLVWQADRAGALLLAGLTALAAVLPAGIAWVGKLIVDAVVAASRGAPGAGEGRVVGLVLLELGLMAAAMAAARLSSLERELLRARLGNLVNERILEKALALELRHFEDSLVYDKMQNARREASARPLSLVVQSFAVIQNTVTLAALSALLVRLSPWSVAVLVAASIPAFLAEARLAAETFRVNTWRAPEGRRLNYLEWILTRDSHVKEVKLFGLGPLVLSRYRALFGKFYEEDRALAVRRMGWGVLFGLLSLAAFYGCYALVAARAARAEITLGDLTLYLTVFRQGQTAVQNVLSAVTTMYEDALYMSELFAYLGIPTGGEAARALPPRAPPRGRPLALELDRVSFRYPGQEEWALRDVSLTLAPGEKLGLVGENGAGKSTLVKLLLRLYDPTEGSIRYGGVDLRDMDPADLRARVGAVFQDFVRYQFTAAENIGLGEPAHLDDLPRIEAAARRGGADGVIAALPLRWETVLGGWFEKGHELSAGQWQKLAVARAFMREEAEVLILDEPTASIDAEAEHELFERFRALAADRSAIVISHRFSTVRIADRIAVLREGRLEELGSHRELMEKGGRYAGLFRLQAEGYRE, translated from the coding sequence GTGACGAGCGCCTCCTCCAGGCACCTCCGCGCGCCTCGCGGCGAGCGTCCGCAGCGGCTCCGCGATCGGCTCGCCGGGGCCGCGGCGGGCTTCGCCCAGGCGCCCGGCACCTTCCGGCTCGTCTGGCAGGCCGACCGCGCCGGGGCGCTGCTGCTCGCCGGCCTCACCGCGCTCGCGGCGGTCCTCCCGGCCGGCATCGCCTGGGTCGGCAAGCTCATCGTGGACGCGGTGGTGGCCGCCTCCCGCGGCGCGCCCGGCGCCGGCGAGGGGCGCGTCGTCGGGCTCGTGCTCCTCGAGCTCGGCCTGATGGCGGCCGCCATGGCCGCCGCCCGGCTCTCCTCGCTGGAGCGCGAGCTGCTGCGGGCCCGGCTCGGGAACCTCGTCAACGAGCGGATCCTCGAGAAGGCGCTCGCCCTCGAGCTGCGCCACTTCGAGGACTCGCTCGTCTACGACAAGATGCAGAACGCGCGGCGGGAGGCCTCCGCCCGGCCGCTCTCGCTGGTGGTCCAGTCCTTCGCCGTCATCCAGAACACCGTGACCCTGGCCGCCCTCTCGGCCCTGCTGGTGCGCCTCTCCCCCTGGAGCGTGGCGGTGCTGGTGGCCGCCTCGATCCCGGCCTTCCTGGCCGAGGCCCGGCTCGCCGCCGAGACCTTCCGCGTCAACACCTGGCGGGCGCCCGAGGGGCGGCGGCTCAACTACCTCGAGTGGATCCTCACCCGCGACAGCCACGTGAAGGAGGTGAAGCTCTTCGGGCTCGGCCCGCTCGTCCTCTCCCGCTACCGGGCGCTCTTCGGGAAGTTCTACGAGGAGGACCGCGCGCTCGCGGTGCGGCGCATGGGCTGGGGGGTGCTCTTCGGGCTCCTCTCGCTCGCCGCCTTCTACGGCTGCTACGCCCTGGTCGCGGCACGCGCCGCCCGGGCCGAGATCACCCTCGGCGACCTGACGCTCTACCTGACCGTCTTCCGGCAGGGCCAGACCGCGGTCCAGAACGTCCTCTCCGCGGTGACCACGATGTACGAGGACGCGCTCTACATGTCGGAGCTCTTCGCCTACCTCGGCATCCCCACCGGCGGCGAGGCCGCCCGCGCCCTGCCCCCGCGCGCCCCCCCGCGCGGCCGGCCGCTCGCGCTCGAGCTCGACCGGGTCTCGTTCCGCTACCCCGGGCAGGAGGAGTGGGCGCTGCGGGACGTGTCGCTCACCCTGGCGCCGGGCGAGAAGCTCGGGCTCGTGGGCGAGAACGGCGCGGGCAAGAGCACGCTCGTGAAGCTGCTGCTCCGGCTCTACGACCCGACGGAGGGCAGCATCCGCTACGGCGGCGTGGATCTCCGGGACATGGACCCGGCCGACCTGCGCGCCCGCGTCGGCGCGGTCTTCCAGGACTTCGTCCGCTACCAGTTCACCGCCGCGGAGAACATCGGCCTCGGCGAGCCGGCGCACCTCGACGACCTCCCGCGCATCGAGGCCGCGGCGCGGCGGGGCGGCGCCGACGGCGTGATCGCCGCCCTGCCGCTCCGCTGGGAGACGGTCCTCGGCGGCTGGTTCGAGAAGGGGCACGAGCTCTCGGCCGGGCAGTGGCAGAAGCTCGCGGTGGCGCGCGCCTTCATGCGGGAGGAGGCGGAGGTCCTCATCCTCGACGAGCCCACCGCGTCCATCGACGCCGAGGCCGAGCACGAGCTCTTCGAGCGGTTCCGGGCGCTCGCCGCCGACCGCAGCGCCATCGTCATCTCGCACCGCTTCTCCACCGTGCGCATCGCCGACCGGATCGCGGTGCTCCGCGAGGGCCGGCTCGAGGAGCTGGGCTCGCACCGCGAGCTCATGGAGAAGGGCGGCCGCTACGCCGGCCTGTTCCGGCTCCAGGCCGAGGGGTACCGGGAGTGA
- the speA gene encoding biosynthetic arginine decarboxylase has protein sequence MTFPEPKSDATVATKPAKWSIDHAAQYYNVTGWGAGFFSINEKGHMVVHPMGPGGPTIDVMDVVEDIQERRLGFPCVVRFQDVLRARVKSINETFGRAIAELGYGGRYYGVFPIKVNQMREVVEEVLDAGAPYHYGLEAGSKGELLIVLAMNTDPEAITVCNGYKDEEFLRLALLGRKLGRKIVVVIEKLSELPHLLRLSDEMQVEPMIGLRVKLTTKGTGKWEGSSGDFAKFGLTVPELIDAVRILKEKGRESCARLLHFHVGSQLTEIRVVKDAVNEGARVYAKLRKMGLPIDYFDMGGGLGVDYVGSHSAGFSSSMNYTLEEYVSDVVYNVQRICKDEEVPEPNIVSESGRAITAHHACVLMNVFGSIEIGSPEEIALASQPRPDEPDVVREMREIVDSLSPRNKAEAYHDAAAKKEEALQMFKLGILGLEERALVETLFWKLCHGLVALNRGKKRLPRDTRDLGDKIADQYMANFSLFQSAPDHWAFDQLFPVVPLHRLGEAPTRDCTIVDITCDSDGKIEQFIEGEGVDETLSLHPLRNGEPYFIGLFMTGAYQDVMGDMHNLFGRVNEVHVFVDDEDPEDFYIEEVIPGDTVKDVLASVQYDTPDLARRVKGALDQRVKEGVLRPKEGVQLQDFYESVMRGYTYLSGL, from the coding sequence ATGACGTTCCCCGAGCCGAAGAGCGACGCCACCGTCGCCACCAAGCCCGCGAAGTGGTCCATCGATCACGCCGCCCAGTACTACAACGTCACCGGCTGGGGCGCCGGCTTCTTCTCGATCAACGAGAAGGGGCACATGGTCGTACACCCCATGGGCCCGGGCGGCCCCACCATCGACGTGATGGACGTGGTGGAGGACATCCAGGAGCGCCGGCTCGGCTTCCCCTGCGTGGTGCGCTTCCAGGACGTGCTCCGGGCGCGGGTGAAGAGCATCAACGAGACCTTCGGGCGGGCCATCGCCGAGCTGGGCTACGGCGGCCGCTACTACGGCGTCTTCCCGATCAAGGTGAACCAGATGCGGGAGGTGGTGGAGGAGGTGCTCGACGCGGGCGCGCCCTACCACTACGGCCTCGAGGCCGGCTCCAAGGGCGAGCTGCTCATCGTGCTCGCGATGAACACCGACCCCGAGGCGATCACCGTCTGCAACGGCTACAAGGACGAGGAGTTCCTGCGCCTGGCGCTCCTCGGCCGCAAGCTCGGCCGCAAGATCGTGGTGGTGATCGAGAAGCTCTCCGAGCTGCCGCACCTGCTCCGGCTCTCCGACGAGATGCAGGTCGAGCCGATGATCGGCCTCCGGGTGAAGCTCACCACCAAGGGCACCGGCAAGTGGGAGGGCTCCTCCGGCGACTTCGCCAAGTTCGGGCTCACCGTGCCGGAGCTCATCGACGCGGTGCGCATCCTGAAGGAGAAGGGGCGGGAGTCCTGCGCCCGGCTGCTGCACTTCCACGTCGGCAGCCAGCTCACGGAGATCCGCGTGGTGAAGGACGCCGTGAACGAGGGCGCCCGCGTCTACGCCAAGCTGCGCAAGATGGGGCTGCCCATCGACTACTTCGACATGGGCGGCGGCCTCGGCGTGGACTACGTCGGCAGCCACTCGGCCGGCTTCTCCTCGTCGATGAACTACACGCTCGAGGAGTACGTCTCGGACGTGGTCTACAACGTCCAGCGCATCTGCAAGGACGAGGAGGTTCCCGAGCCGAACATCGTCTCGGAGTCGGGCCGCGCCATCACCGCGCACCACGCCTGCGTGCTCATGAACGTCTTCGGGAGCATCGAGATCGGCTCGCCCGAGGAGATCGCGCTCGCCTCCCAGCCCCGCCCCGACGAGCCCGACGTGGTGCGGGAGATGCGGGAGATCGTGGACTCGCTCTCGCCGCGCAACAAGGCCGAGGCCTATCACGACGCCGCCGCCAAGAAGGAGGAGGCCCTGCAGATGTTCAAGCTGGGCATCCTCGGCCTCGAGGAGCGCGCGCTGGTCGAGACGCTCTTCTGGAAGCTCTGCCACGGCCTGGTGGCGCTGAACCGCGGCAAGAAGCGGCTCCCGCGCGACACGCGCGACCTCGGCGACAAGATCGCCGACCAGTACATGGCGAACTTCTCGCTCTTCCAGAGCGCGCCCGATCACTGGGCCTTCGATCAGCTCTTCCCGGTCGTCCCCCTGCACCGGCTCGGCGAGGCGCCCACGCGCGACTGCACCATCGTGGACATCACCTGCGACTCGGACGGCAAGATCGAGCAGTTCATCGAGGGGGAGGGCGTGGACGAGACGCTCTCGCTCCACCCGCTCCGCAACGGCGAGCCGTACTTCATCGGCCTGTTCATGACCGGCGCCTACCAGGACGTCATGGGCGACATGCACAACCTCTTCGGCCGGGTCAACGAGGTCCACGTGTTCGTGGACGACGAGGATCCGGAGGACTTCTACATCGAGGAGGTCATCCCGGGCGACACGGTGAAGGACGTGCTCGCGAGCGTGCAGTACGACACGCCCGACCTCGCCCGCCGCGTGAAGGGCGCGCTCGACCAGCGGGTGAAGGAGGGGGTGCTCCGCCCGAAGGAGGGGGTGCAGCTCCAGGACTTCTACGAGTCGGTGATGCGGGGGTACACGTACCTGTCCGGTCTGTAG
- a CDS encoding Csu type fimbrial protein, producing MSPKRILLAAACAAAFATAGTARAASCKVNGATAVSFARYDTFSAARQQLRSTLSYDCAPPASPSLTLSAGSSGNASARYMTRAGSADRLLYNVYTDAACTSVWSDQPSQAIPGVGDHNQTLSFYTCVPPLQDVSAGSYADTLIVTINF from the coding sequence ATGTCGCCGAAGAGAATCCTGCTCGCCGCCGCCTGCGCGGCCGCCTTCGCGACGGCGGGGACGGCGCGCGCCGCGAGCTGCAAGGTGAATGGCGCCACGGCCGTGTCGTTCGCGCGCTACGACACCTTCAGCGCCGCCCGCCAGCAGCTCCGCTCCACCCTGAGCTACGACTGCGCCCCGCCCGCGAGCCCGAGCCTGACGCTCAGCGCCGGGAGCTCCGGGAACGCCTCGGCCCGCTACATGACCAGGGCGGGGAGCGCCGACCGGCTGCTCTACAACGTCTACACCGACGCGGCCTGCACCTCGGTCTGGAGCGACCAGCCCTCGCAGGCGATCCCCGGCGTCGGCGACCACAACCAGACGTTGAGCTTCTACACCTGCGTCCCGCCGCTCCAGGACGTGTCGGCCGGCAGCTACGCCGACACCCTCATCGTCACCATCAACTTCTGA
- a CDS encoding Csu type fimbrial protein codes for MKIPSKLALAALAALVSAGNARAAGTATANVAVNATVITSCSITGGSVAFGNYDPLAAGNVDKQGTISVNCNKGTAFSVTLDQGANGSGAVRNMKGATTGNTDLLPYELYTDNARGTVWNATNKMTGTAANKNTAVPFTVYGRIAAGQDVQADTYGDTVVATVTF; via the coding sequence GTGAAGATCCCTTCCAAGCTCGCCCTCGCCGCTCTCGCCGCCCTGGTCTCCGCCGGCAACGCCCGCGCCGCCGGCACCGCCACCGCCAACGTCGCCGTGAACGCGACCGTGATCACCAGCTGCAGCATCACCGGCGGCAGCGTCGCCTTCGGGAACTACGACCCGCTCGCCGCCGGGAACGTGGACAAGCAGGGCACCATCAGCGTGAACTGCAACAAGGGCACCGCCTTCAGCGTCACCCTCGACCAGGGCGCGAACGGGAGCGGCGCCGTTCGCAACATGAAGGGCGCCACCACGGGCAACACCGACCTGCTGCCGTACGAGCTCTACACCGACAACGCCCGCGGCACGGTCTGGAACGCGACCAACAAGATGACCGGGACCGCGGCCAACAAGAACACCGCCGTCCCCTTCACCGTGTACGGCCGCATCGCGGCCGGCCAGGACGTCCAGGCCGACACCTACGGCGACACCGTGGTCGCCACCGTCACGTTCTAG
- a CDS encoding fimbrial biogenesis chaperone: protein MVHRRTLRRLRPLALAALAVLLLPGGRVRAAGLVVNPILVRLTADERNAVVSVTNDEPEPVRFKVSVLAWQESSSGEMQLAPAEDVVWFPQLFTLAPKESRNLRVGTTQPPGARERSYRLFVEQLPPAEKPGGPSAVRVLSRVGIPVFVEPAQAAARPEIDGVEVRAGRASFVLRNRGNAHFRPTSLKLQARGAAGEVLHVQDFNGWYVLADGERRYDAALPAGICAQVRSVRVEAVLGDKPVSAEAAAPHGGCAP, encoded by the coding sequence TTGGTCCACCGCCGCACGCTGCGCCGTCTCCGGCCGCTGGCCCTCGCCGCGCTCGCCGTCCTCCTCCTGCCGGGAGGGCGCGTCCGCGCGGCGGGGCTGGTGGTGAACCCGATCCTGGTGCGGCTGACGGCCGACGAGCGGAACGCCGTGGTCTCGGTGACCAACGACGAGCCCGAGCCGGTCCGCTTCAAGGTCTCGGTGCTCGCCTGGCAGGAGTCGAGCAGCGGCGAGATGCAGCTCGCGCCGGCGGAGGACGTGGTCTGGTTCCCGCAGCTCTTCACCCTGGCGCCCAAGGAGAGCCGCAACCTCCGGGTCGGCACCACCCAGCCGCCCGGGGCGCGCGAGCGGAGCTACCGGCTGTTCGTGGAGCAGCTCCCGCCGGCGGAGAAGCCCGGCGGCCCGAGCGCGGTGCGGGTCCTGTCGCGCGTCGGGATCCCGGTCTTCGTCGAGCCCGCCCAGGCCGCGGCCCGGCCCGAGATCGACGGCGTCGAGGTCCGCGCCGGCCGGGCCAGCTTCGTCCTGCGCAACCGGGGGAACGCGCACTTCCGGCCCACGAGCCTGAAGCTCCAGGCGCGCGGCGCCGCGGGCGAGGTGCTGCACGTCCAGGACTTCAATGGCTGGTACGTGCTCGCCGACGGCGAGCGCCGCTACGACGCGGCCCTGCCCGCCGGCATCTGCGCGCAGGTCCGGAGCGTCCGGGTCGAGGCGGTGCTCGGCGACAAGCCGGTGAGCGCCGAGGCCGCGGCTCCCCATGGCGGCTGCGCTCCGTAG